One segment of Stenotrophomonas sp. SAU14A_NAIMI4_8 DNA contains the following:
- the otsA gene encoding alpha,alpha-trehalose-phosphate synthase (UDP-forming), whose protein sequence is MSRLVVVSNRVALPGENRAGGLAVGLLAALKERGGLWFGWSGKSVREGSGTLHRQKDGDIEFVTLDLSKREVDGYYNGFANRTLWPLLHFRLDLVDYDRGTRETYQKVNALFADKLAPLLREDDIVWIHDYHLIPLGALLRERGIGCRIGFFLHIPMPSADLLQAMPDHLRLFSALYAYDLVGFQTQRDTDRFQTYLRLFGGGKVLGDGQLEAPGGRRFRAAAFPIGIDTALIARQAGTAASKAAVKDLRSSLRDRQLAIGVDRLDYSKGLPERFRGFERYLERHPDQRGSLTYLQIAPVSRGDVSEYRQLRSTLEQIAGHINGGHAAPDWTPLRYVNQNFTHATLTGFYRAAAVGLVTPLRDGMNLVAKEYVASQDPEDPGVLVLSLLAGAADEMKQALLVNPYDLDGMADAIATAATMSLRRRKERWHAMMEHLRTYDINHWRRSYLEALEG, encoded by the coding sequence GTGAGTCGTCTGGTTGTGGTTTCCAACCGCGTGGCCCTGCCTGGCGAAAACCGCGCCGGCGGCCTGGCGGTGGGCCTGCTGGCCGCACTGAAGGAGCGCGGTGGCCTGTGGTTCGGCTGGAGCGGCAAGAGCGTGCGCGAAGGCAGCGGCACCCTGCACCGGCAGAAAGACGGCGATATCGAATTCGTCACCCTGGACCTGAGCAAGCGCGAGGTGGATGGCTACTACAACGGCTTCGCCAACCGCACGCTGTGGCCGCTGCTGCACTTCCGCCTTGACCTGGTGGACTACGACCGCGGCACGCGCGAGACCTACCAGAAGGTCAACGCCCTGTTTGCCGACAAACTGGCACCGCTGCTGCGCGAAGACGATATCGTCTGGATCCACGACTACCATCTGATTCCGCTGGGCGCGCTGCTGCGCGAACGTGGCATTGGCTGCCGCATCGGCTTCTTCCTGCACATTCCGATGCCATCGGCGGATCTGCTGCAGGCCATGCCCGACCACCTGCGCCTGTTCTCGGCGCTGTACGCCTACGATCTGGTCGGCTTCCAGACCCAGCGCGATACCGACCGTTTCCAGACCTACCTGCGCCTGTTCGGCGGCGGCAAGGTGCTGGGCGATGGCCAGCTTGAAGCGCCCGGCGGCCGACGCTTCCGTGCGGCCGCCTTCCCCATCGGCATCGATACCGCGTTGATTGCCCGGCAGGCCGGCACCGCTGCCAGCAAGGCCGCAGTGAAGGACCTGCGCAGCAGCCTGCGCGACCGCCAGCTGGCCATCGGCGTAGACCGCCTGGATTATTCCAAGGGCCTGCCCGAGCGCTTCCGCGGTTTCGAACGCTACCTGGAACGCCACCCCGACCAGCGCGGCTCGCTGACCTACCTGCAGATCGCGCCGGTATCGCGCGGCGATGTGAGCGAGTACCGCCAGCTGCGCAGCACGCTGGAACAGATTGCCGGCCACATCAACGGTGGCCACGCCGCGCCGGACTGGACCCCGCTGCGCTACGTCAACCAGAACTTCACCCATGCCACCCTGACCGGCTTCTACCGCGCCGCTGCGGTCGGCCTGGTCACGCCGCTGCGCGATGGCATGAACCTGGTAGCCAAGGAATATGTGGCCTCGCAGGACCCGGAAGATCCTGGCGTGCTGGTGCTGTCACTGCTGGCCGGCGCCGCCGACGAAATGAAGCAGGCACTGCTGGTGAACCCCTACGACCTGGATGGCATGGCCGACGCCATCGCCACCGCCGCCACCATGTCGCTGCGCCGCCGCAAGGAAC
- a CDS encoding integrase core domain-containing protein: protein SDQRNSVLTQWLHHYNWHRPHMGIGGQPPISRVPLNNVVGLHS from the coding sequence TCGGACCAACGCAATTCCGTGCTGACCCAATGGCTGCACCACTACAACTGGCACCGTCCCCATATGGGGATCGGCGGCCAGCCACCTATCTCCAGAGTGCCGCTGAATAACGTAGTGGGTTTACACAGTTAG
- the otsB gene encoding trehalose-phosphatase, which produces MAEPLPLRPPPPLLDDACALFLDVDGTLIEFAARPDAVHLLPDVREAIGRISDRLEGAVALVSGRPLEQLDQLFAPLQLPAAGLHGHEMRGADGRVLRDDHDDDTGEWLHALHQQAMRFAHGYPGVLVEEKGVGLALHWRGAPHAGDDVRAFAERHVRGRASYRLQPGDHVVEFVPVGTDKGRALRRMMQYLPFRGRLPVFLGDDLTDEYGFEAANGQHGWSVLIGEREPSAAVFALPDIRSVHAWLRENAY; this is translated from the coding sequence ATGGCTGAACCGCTCCCCCTGCGTCCGCCACCGCCGTTGCTGGACGACGCCTGCGCGTTGTTCCTCGACGTGGATGGCACGCTTATCGAATTCGCCGCACGGCCCGATGCCGTGCACCTGCTACCCGACGTGCGTGAGGCCATCGGCCGCATCAGCGACCGCCTGGAGGGCGCCGTGGCCCTTGTCAGCGGGAGACCGCTGGAACAACTGGACCAGCTGTTCGCACCGCTGCAACTGCCCGCCGCCGGCCTGCATGGCCATGAGATGCGCGGCGCCGATGGCCGCGTGCTGCGCGATGACCACGACGACGACACCGGCGAATGGCTGCATGCCCTGCACCAGCAGGCCATGCGCTTCGCCCACGGCTACCCCGGCGTGCTGGTGGAGGAAAAAGGCGTGGGCCTGGCCCTGCACTGGCGTGGCGCACCGCATGCCGGTGACGACGTGCGTGCGTTCGCCGAACGCCATGTGCGCGGCCGGGCCAGCTACCGCCTGCAACCCGGCGACCATGTGGTCGAGTTCGTACCGGTGGGCACCGACAAGGGCCGCGCCCTGCGCCGCATGATGCAGTACCTGCCCTTCCGCGGCCGCCTGCCGGTGTTCCTGGGCGATGACCTGACCGACGAATACGGCTTCGAAGCCGCCAACGGCCAACACGGCTGGAGCGTGCTGATTGGCGAACGCGAGCCCAGTGCCGCGGTGTTCGCCCTGCCCGACATACGCAGCGTGCACGCCTGGCTGCGTGAGAATGCCTATTGA
- a CDS encoding leucine zipper domain-containing protein yields MNNHKNARLTPFSRELLVRRILHEGLRPEEAAQACGVSVRTAYKWLARFREFGASGLENRSSRPHQTPHATPASVVEQIKERRRKRHTYLTISKALGIGHSTISRLMRVHGLNRLCRLDPPKAVIRYEYD; encoded by the coding sequence ATGAACAACCATAAAAATGCCCGTTTAACGCCGTTTAGTCGAGAACTTCTTGTCCGTCGCATCCTCCACGAGGGCCTGCGGCCGGAGGAGGCAGCACAAGCGTGTGGCGTAAGTGTGCGTACGGCCTACAAGTGGCTGGCCCGATTCCGGGAGTTCGGGGCGTCGGGGCTGGAAAACCGCAGCTCTCGCCCGCACCAGACGCCGCATGCCACGCCTGCGTCGGTCGTCGAGCAGATCAAGGAGCGCCGCCGTAAACGGCACACCTACCTGACCATTTCCAAGGCCTTGGGGATCGGCCACAGCACCATTTCCCGGTTGATGCGTGTTCACGGCCTCAACCGGCTGTGCCGGCTGGATCCGCCCAAAGCGGTCATCCGATACGAATACGATCA
- a CDS encoding glycoside hydrolase family 15 protein, whose protein sequence is MTQPDLDLGVVGNGSFGALVDKQARVVWSCLPTFDGDPTFCALLSPNQQEGGDFAIELEDFASSEQSYLTNTAILRTVLHDHHGGALEILDFAPRWRQNDRFYRPVSLIRQVRPLAGSPRIVVRARPLADWGARVPESTWGSNHVRWILPDHVLRLTTDVPVRFVRDGLPFVLNHPIHLVLGVDESLNRSISGYVQEAFQRTRDYWREWVRYLSIPLEWQDAVIRSAITLKLCQYEDSGAIIAAMTTSIPEAPGSVRNWDYRYCWLRDAAFVVRALNRLGATRTMEQFLGYIFNLATTDGTLQPLYGIGFEAKLDEDEVPTLSGYRGMGPVRRGNLAWVQRQHDVYGSVVLASTQLFFDRRLQDPGDAHTFARLEPLGEQAFALHDVPDAGLWEFRGRTEVHTYTSAMCWAACDRLCKIAVRLKRDDRAQYWRERADTIHARIMAEAWSDEHGHFTDTFGGHRLDASLLLLADIGFIDAMDARFIATVEAIGRDLKHGNSLYRYVAPDDFGEPETSFTICTFWYIDALAAIGRMDEAREMFELLLKQRNHLGLLSEDLAFDGGEAWGNFPQTYSHVGLITAAMRLSRSWQEAS, encoded by the coding sequence ATGACCCAACCCGATCTTGATCTGGGCGTGGTCGGCAACGGCAGCTTCGGCGCCCTGGTCGACAAGCAGGCCCGCGTGGTGTGGAGCTGCCTGCCCACCTTCGATGGCGACCCCACGTTCTGTGCACTGCTGTCGCCCAACCAACAGGAAGGTGGCGATTTCGCCATCGAACTGGAGGATTTCGCCAGCAGCGAGCAGAGCTACCTGACCAACACGGCCATCCTGCGCACCGTGCTGCACGACCACCATGGTGGCGCGCTGGAAATCCTCGATTTCGCCCCGCGCTGGCGCCAGAACGACCGCTTCTACCGACCGGTCAGCCTGATCCGCCAGGTGCGCCCGCTGGCCGGCAGCCCTCGCATCGTGGTGCGCGCACGGCCGCTGGCCGACTGGGGCGCGCGCGTGCCCGAATCGACCTGGGGCAGCAACCACGTGCGCTGGATCCTGCCCGATCACGTGCTGCGCCTGACCACCGACGTGCCGGTGCGCTTCGTGCGCGATGGCCTGCCGTTCGTGCTCAACCACCCCATCCATCTGGTGCTGGGCGTGGACGAATCGCTGAACCGCTCCATCAGCGGCTACGTGCAGGAAGCCTTCCAGCGCACGCGCGACTACTGGCGCGAATGGGTGCGCTACCTGTCCATTCCGCTGGAATGGCAGGACGCGGTGATCCGCAGTGCGATCACCCTGAAGCTGTGCCAGTACGAAGACAGCGGCGCGATCATCGCGGCCATGACCACCTCCATTCCCGAAGCGCCCGGCAGCGTGCGCAACTGGGATTACCGCTACTGCTGGCTGCGCGATGCGGCCTTCGTGGTGCGCGCGTTGAACCGCCTGGGCGCCACCCGCACCATGGAACAGTTCCTGGGCTACATCTTCAACCTGGCCACCACCGACGGCACGCTGCAGCCGCTGTACGGCATCGGTTTCGAGGCCAAGCTGGACGAAGATGAAGTGCCCACACTGTCCGGTTACCGTGGCATGGGCCCGGTGCGCCGCGGCAACCTGGCCTGGGTGCAGCGCCAGCACGATGTCTACGGCAGCGTGGTGCTGGCCTCCACACAGCTGTTCTTCGACCGCCGCCTGCAGGACCCGGGCGATGCCCACACCTTCGCTCGGCTGGAACCGCTGGGCGAACAGGCCTTCGCCCTGCACGACGTGCCCGATGCGGGCCTGTGGGAATTCCGCGGCCGCACCGAAGTACACACCTATACCAGCGCCATGTGCTGGGCCGCCTGCGACCGCCTGTGCAAGATCGCCGTGCGCCTGAAGCGCGACGACCGCGCGCAGTACTGGCGCGAGCGCGCCGACACCATCCACGCGCGCATCATGGCCGAGGCCTGGAGTGATGAACACGGCCACTTCACCGACACTTTCGGTGGCCACCGCCTGGACGCCTCGTTGCTGCTGCTGGCCGATATCGGCTTCATCGATGCAATGGACGCGCGCTTCATCGCCACCGTGGAAGCCATCGGCCGCGACTTGAAGCACGGCAATTCGTTGTACCGCTACGTGGCGCCGGATGACTTCGGCGAACCGGAAACCAGCTTCACCATCTGCACCTTCTGGTACATCGATGCGCTGGCTGCAATCGGCCGCATGGACGAAGCACGCGAGATGTTCGAGCTGCTGCTGAAGCAGCGCAACCACCTGGGCCTGCTGTCCGAAGACCTGGCCTTCGATGGCGGCGAAGCCTGGGGCAACTTCCCGCAGACGTACTCGCACGTGGGGCTGATCACCGCCGCCATGCGCCTGTCGCGGTCCTGGCAGGAGGCCTCGTGA